The Pseudonocardia alni genome includes a region encoding these proteins:
- a CDS encoding DUF6879 family protein, which produces MTEYLDSLGRFILSRYAEPGDTLTRMERLPAYAVSSDGGDFEAWKTGASAPVSAARAETIEDLRQERENGQVRRRVRILSAALTDYERYSIEFGYLQNVEAGEDVRVLRHGEHPIPQLLDFDYWLINDRDLARMHYDADGQFLGAESAPRLVREARREISACWDVAEPVTTWWHRHPELHRQLTR; this is translated from the coding sequence GTGACCGAGTACCTGGACAGCCTCGGTCGCTTCATCCTGTCCCGCTACGCAGAGCCGGGCGACACCCTGACCAGGATGGAACGTCTGCCGGCCTACGCGGTGAGCTCGGACGGCGGGGACTTCGAAGCGTGGAAGACCGGCGCCTCCGCACCGGTGTCGGCGGCGCGCGCAGAGACCATCGAGGATCTGCGCCAGGAGCGCGAGAACGGTCAGGTCCGGCGCCGCGTCCGGATCCTCTCCGCGGCGTTGACCGACTACGAGCGGTACTCGATCGAGTTCGGATACCTGCAGAACGTCGAGGCCGGGGAGGACGTGCGCGTCCTGCGCCACGGCGAGCACCCCATCCCCCAGCTGCTCGACTTCGACTACTGGCTGATCAACGACCGGGACCTCGCCCGCATGCACTACGACGCCGACGGCCAGTTCCTGGGCGCGGAGTCCGCGCCACGGCTCGTGCGCGAGGCGCGGCGGGAGATCTCGGCGTGCTGGGACGTCGCCGAGCCGGTGACGACGTGGTGGCACCGCCATCCGGAGCTGCACCGGCAGCTGACACGATAG
- a CDS encoding MDR family MFS transporter, with amino-acid sequence MRVLDRYRSFDRPVQLLLLNQLTINLGFYMLIPYLADHLSQGLGLSVLMVGVILGVRNFSQQGMFLVGGSLADRFGYKPMIVAGCALRTGGFTLIGLVDNVPALVVASAATGFAGALFNPAVRAYIAHDTGERRVEAFALFSIFYQAGILIGPIVGLALTGIDFAVTCLVAAAVFAVLTVLQIRALPARRGDGGGDADRRPILAQWRDVATTRGFLPFSVAMIGTYVLSYQVYLALPLHARTLAGDGNLGTALVTALYVVSGGVTIAAQMKVTTWCRARWGPAGSLSRGLVMLGVAFVPLLAADGLLVALPDVNAMIATVLGVTALLSTAALLAIGTAVVLPFEMDTIVGLARNRLVATHYGFYNTVCGVGILLGNAGTGWAIDLARSLGAPYAPWLVLLVIGLLSGFALAVLYRRGLLTAPAEDTRAAQSEPDGDPPTTQLWAVGQHDDSPTRPLPAIGAVRQPPTPTPVETTRPLADLPGAARRW; translated from the coding sequence ATGCGGGTACTCGACAGATACCGGTCCTTCGACCGGCCGGTCCAGCTGCTACTGCTCAACCAGCTGACCATCAACCTCGGCTTCTACATGCTCATCCCGTACCTGGCCGACCACCTGTCCCAGGGGCTCGGGCTCTCGGTGCTGATGGTCGGGGTGATCCTCGGGGTACGGAACTTCTCCCAGCAGGGCATGTTCCTGGTCGGGGGCAGCCTGGCCGACCGATTCGGCTACAAGCCGATGATCGTGGCCGGCTGCGCCTTGCGCACCGGCGGATTCACGCTGATCGGCCTGGTCGACAACGTCCCGGCCCTGGTCGTGGCCTCGGCAGCGACCGGATTCGCCGGGGCGCTGTTCAACCCGGCCGTGCGCGCCTACATCGCCCATGACACCGGTGAGCGACGCGTCGAGGCGTTCGCCCTGTTCAGCATCTTCTACCAAGCGGGCATCCTGATCGGCCCGATCGTCGGACTGGCACTGACCGGCATCGACTTCGCCGTCACCTGCCTGGTCGCCGCCGCCGTGTTCGCCGTGCTCACGGTGCTCCAGATCCGGGCCCTGCCGGCCCGCCGCGGTGACGGCGGCGGCGACGCCGATCGGCGCCCGATCCTCGCGCAGTGGCGCGACGTCGCCACGACCCGGGGCTTCCTGCCCTTCTCGGTCGCGATGATCGGCACCTACGTCTTGTCGTATCAGGTGTATCTGGCGCTGCCGTTGCACGCCCGAACCCTGGCCGGCGACGGGAACCTGGGCACGGCGTTGGTGACAGCGTTGTATGTCGTGTCCGGCGGGGTCACCATCGCGGCCCAGATGAAAGTCACCACCTGGTGTCGTGCCCGGTGGGGGCCGGCGGGCTCGCTGAGCCGGGGCCTGGTCATGCTCGGCGTGGCCTTCGTGCCGCTGCTCGCCGCCGACGGGTTGCTGGTCGCGCTGCCCGACGTCAACGCGATGATCGCGACGGTGCTGGGTGTGACGGCGTTGCTGTCGACCGCGGCGCTGCTCGCGATCGGGACCGCCGTGGTCCTGCCGTTCGAGATGGACACCATCGTCGGGCTCGCCCGCAACCGGCTCGTCGCCACCCACTACGGCTTCTACAACACCGTGTGCGGGGTCGGGATCCTGCTCGGCAACGCGGGGACGGGCTGGGCGATCGACCTGGCCCGCTCGCTCGGCGCCCCCTACGCTCCGTGGTTGGTGTTACTGGTGATCGGGCTTCTGTCCGGGTTTGCCCTCGCGGTGCTGTATCGGCGCGGACTGCTCACCGCACCCGCCGAGGACACCCGAGCAGCGCAGAGCGAACCGGATGGCGACCCCCCGACCACCCAACTGTGGGCGGTCGGCCAGCACGACGACAGCCCTACCCGCCCGCTACCGGCCATCGGTGCTGTCCGGCAGCCGCCGACTCCCACGCCGGTGGAGACGACGCGGCCGCTGGCCGACCTGCCCGGGGCCGCCCGACGATGGTGA
- a CDS encoding PLP-dependent cysteine synthase family protein — translation MSLPFTTAPLDRPGVAPRRCLTLTDVVGSTPTVWIDAPFAPSGRGFWAKLEGANPGGIKDRPALHMVEQARERGDLQPGARIVESTSGTLGLGLALAGIAFGHPVTLVSDPGMEPLMYRLLRAYGAEVVTVQAAAACGGWQQARRERVAEILDQHPGAWCPDQYNNPDNVSAYATLADELRSQLGHIDVLVCSVGTGGHSAGISRALRRHLPDLEVVGVDTVGSTIFGQPARPRLMRGLGSSIHPRNVDHSIFSEVHWVGADEAVSACRAMACASYASGGWSVGAVGMVAGWLARTRPQDTRIAAIFPDGPQRYFDTVYNDEFCAAKGITVGAPPLHDPDEIDRPDAVEVHRWTRCATVLQPAGRES, via the coding sequence ATGTCTCTGCCCTTCACCACTGCTCCCCTTGATCGCCCAGGCGTCGCGCCCCGGCGTTGCCTGACGTTGACCGACGTCGTCGGGTCCACCCCGACGGTGTGGATCGACGCACCGTTCGCCCCCAGCGGGCGGGGCTTCTGGGCCAAGCTCGAGGGCGCCAACCCCGGCGGCATCAAGGACCGCCCCGCCCTGCACATGGTCGAACAGGCACGCGAGCGCGGTGACCTGCAGCCAGGTGCCCGGATCGTCGAATCGACCAGCGGCACGCTCGGCCTGGGACTGGCACTGGCCGGTATCGCCTTCGGCCACCCTGTGACGCTGGTATCCGATCCGGGTATGGAACCGCTGATGTACCGGTTGCTGCGTGCCTACGGCGCCGAGGTGGTGACCGTGCAGGCCGCTGCAGCGTGCGGTGGGTGGCAGCAGGCGCGTCGCGAGCGCGTCGCCGAGATCCTCGACCAGCATCCCGGCGCGTGGTGCCCCGACCAGTACAACAACCCCGACAACGTCAGCGCCTACGCCACCCTGGCCGACGAGCTGCGCAGCCAACTCGGCCACATCGACGTCCTGGTGTGCTCGGTCGGCACCGGCGGCCACTCGGCGGGAATCTCGCGCGCTCTGCGCCGGCACCTACCTGACCTCGAGGTCGTCGGGGTCGACACCGTCGGATCGACGATCTTCGGGCAGCCGGCACGGCCGCGGCTGATGCGCGGGCTGGGTTCGAGCATCCATCCGCGCAACGTCGACCACAGCATCTTCTCCGAAGTGCATTGGGTCGGGGCGGACGAAGCAGTGTCGGCATGCCGGGCGATGGCGTGTGCCAGCTATGCCAGCGGCGGCTGGAGCGTGGGCGCGGTCGGCATGGTGGCCGGTTGGCTCGCCCGGACCCGGCCGCAGGACACCCGGATTGCCGCGATCTTCCCCGACGGGCCGCAGCGTTACTTCGACACCGTCTACAACGACGAGTTCTGCGCGGCGAAGGGGATCACCGTCGGTGCCCCTCCGCTGCACGACCCGGACGAGATCGACCGGCCCGACGCGGTCGAGGTCCACCGCTGGACCCGCTGTGCCACCGTGCTCCAGCCTGCAGGACGCGAGAGCTGA
- a CDS encoding ParA family protein has product MARHAEQLAREDALSRTIALVNDKGGVGKTTLAVNLAGQLAAADFTCLLVDLNRQANVARDLGYRDTPSDDHGRNLFDAITGRSALMPIPGVRQGLDVAPGGTELDDLVAWMVTRMGREGPSANLALANALAPVAPNYDFVVIDSPPEATFLVDLCLYAAHWILIPTRSDGAGLDGMENVAKRFNVAKQYNSGLSLLGAVLFGTGVRSTSIHDEVRAQLESAFGGDSPLFSAFIRFSEKTAQDGRRLGRLAHELEEDLAAQPAWWQELRDGKRGSRISSTAASVAGDYRDLALEVLTVLREAEEAAETMPSAEGAQ; this is encoded by the coding sequence ATGGCCAGGCACGCCGAGCAGCTGGCACGAGAAGATGCACTCTCGCGGACCATCGCACTCGTCAACGACAAGGGCGGGGTCGGTAAGACGACGTTGGCGGTCAACCTAGCGGGGCAGCTGGCCGCCGCAGACTTCACCTGCCTGCTCGTCGACCTCAACCGCCAGGCCAACGTCGCACGGGATCTCGGCTATCGGGACACCCCGAGCGACGACCACGGTCGCAACCTCTTCGACGCGATCACGGGCCGGTCCGCGTTGATGCCGATCCCCGGTGTCCGGCAGGGCCTCGACGTCGCGCCCGGCGGAACCGAGCTCGACGACCTGGTGGCCTGGATGGTGACCCGGATGGGCCGCGAGGGTCCATCGGCGAATCTGGCGTTGGCGAACGCCCTCGCTCCGGTCGCGCCCAACTACGACTTCGTGGTCATCGACTCACCACCGGAGGCGACGTTCCTGGTCGATCTCTGTCTGTATGCCGCTCACTGGATCCTGATTCCGACGCGCAGCGACGGCGCAGGCCTCGACGGCATGGAGAACGTGGCGAAGCGGTTCAACGTCGCCAAGCAGTACAACTCCGGGCTGAGTCTCCTGGGCGCTGTTCTGTTCGGCACCGGTGTGCGGTCGACCAGCATCCACGACGAGGTGCGTGCTCAGCTGGAGTCCGCCTTCGGCGGAGACTCCCCGCTGTTCTCCGCGTTCATCCGGTTCAGTGAGAAGACGGCGCAGGACGGTCGACGGCTCGGGCGTCTCGCGCACGAGCTGGAGGAGGACCTCGCTGCCCAGCCGGCCTGGTGGCAGGAGCTACGGGACGGCAAGCGTGGGTCCCGGATCTCGTCGACCGCCGCCTCGGTGGCGGGCGACTACCGCGACCTCGCCCTGGAGGTCCTGACCGTTCTCCGCGAGGCCGAGGAAGCCGCGGAGACCATGCCCTCTGCAGAAGGAGCGCAGTGA
- a CDS encoding type IV secretory system conjugative DNA transfer family protein, whose product MNGAVPDGLLTLGVVCLGLLVTAGAVAATWLASPEERRRHQRALAGPLLTAVAAVGSVVVAGAPSALVAAAMVTACAGVLLWWQRPAARVRRLYGHGGWMGVRSYVEAATRRATRAVNPPAPRVDGTAARPVNRHGAMLGRLVTGPLLIRGLRVLSAWTRGILMLGPPGSGKTSMLVGLVLDAPGAAYVSSTKTELFDLTADFRAQHGAVRVFNPTGLGGRRSTFAWNPLSGCTDGAVADKRARALVRGGGGAAGSGSKEFWADKASEIVRCYLLAAALSGRTMTNVQAWAQNADDSTPVELLEQYEADVPMGWLDSLRRHLNAAPNERSGYFAAVLPAVSFMDNATVAEACTPRDESETDLAEFVAGTDTLYVIAGEGDRRIAPLITALTEAVFETAKIVAATRGGRLSPPLAMFLDEVANTTPVPLDHWAADSRGWGISIVAVLQDLAQLNSRWGDDAASTIFNNLPTKVVLPGVASKEDLERLAYLAGPRWDRRNAEGGDKTWETSEVVSGGNLYKLPRWHAFVVGIGPQAAIVRFVPGFQQIRRARRKLRPAATGSMSRGPGMTVPPVHDPIPAHEEWAPGDEPIRTRAGAMS is encoded by the coding sequence ATGAACGGGGCGGTGCCCGACGGGCTGCTCACCCTGGGAGTCGTCTGCCTCGGCCTTCTCGTTACCGCGGGAGCGGTGGCTGCGACGTGGCTGGCCAGCCCCGAGGAACGTCGCCGTCACCAGCGCGCGCTCGCCGGACCGCTGCTCACTGCCGTCGCGGCCGTGGGTTCCGTCGTGGTGGCCGGGGCCCCGTCAGCCCTGGTCGCCGCAGCGATGGTCACCGCGTGCGCCGGGGTCCTGCTCTGGTGGCAGCGCCCTGCGGCGCGGGTGCGGCGGCTCTACGGACACGGCGGGTGGATGGGTGTCCGGTCCTACGTCGAGGCGGCGACCAGGCGCGCCACCCGGGCCGTGAACCCGCCGGCCCCCCGCGTGGACGGGACCGCCGCACGGCCGGTCAACCGCCATGGCGCCATGCTCGGACGGCTGGTCACCGGCCCCCTCCTCATCAGGGGTCTTCGTGTCCTCTCGGCGTGGACCCGCGGGATCCTCATGCTGGGTCCTCCTGGCTCGGGCAAGACGTCGATGCTGGTCGGCCTCGTGCTCGATGCTCCCGGGGCGGCCTACGTCTCCTCGACCAAGACCGAGCTGTTCGACCTCACCGCCGACTTCCGCGCCCAGCACGGCGCGGTGCGGGTCTTCAATCCCACCGGTCTCGGTGGTCGTCGGTCGACCTTCGCGTGGAACCCCCTCAGCGGCTGTACGGACGGCGCGGTCGCCGACAAGCGGGCCCGGGCGCTGGTCCGCGGCGGCGGCGGCGCCGCGGGCTCCGGATCCAAGGAGTTCTGGGCGGACAAGGCGTCGGAGATCGTCCGCTGCTACCTGCTCGCCGCGGCGTTGTCCGGGCGGACGATGACGAACGTTCAGGCCTGGGCGCAGAACGCCGACGACTCGACCCCGGTCGAGCTGCTGGAGCAGTACGAAGCCGACGTCCCGATGGGGTGGCTCGACAGCCTGCGCCGCCACCTCAACGCCGCGCCGAACGAGCGCTCCGGCTACTTCGCCGCAGTCCTTCCCGCTGTCAGCTTCATGGACAACGCGACGGTCGCCGAGGCGTGCACCCCGCGCGACGAGAGCGAGACCGACCTGGCGGAGTTCGTCGCGGGAACCGACACCCTCTACGTCATCGCGGGTGAGGGCGATCGCCGCATCGCGCCCCTGATCACCGCCCTGACCGAAGCCGTGTTCGAGACGGCCAAGATCGTGGCCGCGACCCGCGGCGGTCGGCTCTCCCCGCCACTGGCGATGTTCCTCGACGAGGTCGCGAACACCACCCCGGTGCCCCTGGACCACTGGGCCGCGGACTCCCGCGGATGGGGCATCTCGATCGTCGCCGTTCTGCAGGACCTCGCCCAGCTCAACAGCCGCTGGGGCGACGACGCCGCATCGACGATCTTCAACAACCTGCCGACCAAGGTGGTGCTGCCCGGCGTTGCGAGCAAGGAGGACCTGGAGCGCCTCGCCTACCTCGCCGGGCCTCGGTGGGATCGGCGCAACGCCGAGGGCGGCGACAAGACCTGGGAGACATCCGAGGTGGTCTCCGGTGGCAACCTCTACAAGCTGCCCCGCTGGCACGCCTTCGTGGTCGGCATCGGCCCTCAGGCCGCCATCGTTCGCTTCGTGCCCGGCTTCCAGCAGATTCGTCGTGCCCGGCGGAAGCTCCGCCCGGCTGCCACCGGGTCGATGAGCAGAGGGCCCGGGATGACGGTCCCGCCGGTCCATGATCCGATCCCTGCTCATGAGGAGTGGGCGCCGGGAGACGAGCCGATCCGCACTCGAGCCGGGGCGATGAGCTGA
- a CDS encoding F510_1955 family glycosylhydrolase codes for MLAAGIAVLLVGCGGPTQPAAGPTAAGTTADVFEQVGHVHGVGVDPADGSTVIAGHHGLFSLTAEGTVTPRQNPQAGGPDLMGFTVAGPNTYLASGHPAPQDTSTPNPLGLVRSTDRGATWDPISLHGEVDFHALDVDGTVVAGLDATRGLLLTSTDSGQNWQRGASLSALDIALAPGENTRILATTEAGVMASHDGGTTFTSVAGTPLLAYLAWADDGSVYGIAPEGTLYASTDRGATWQRRGATATPPQAISADNGGRLTVVTEVGVERSTDGGVTLQRLA; via the coding sequence CTGTGGCGGACCGACTCAACCGGCCGCCGGGCCCACCGCCGCCGGCACCACCGCCGACGTGTTCGAGCAGGTCGGCCACGTCCACGGCGTCGGAGTCGATCCTGCCGACGGCAGCACGGTCATCGCAGGCCACCACGGCCTGTTCAGCCTCACCGCCGAGGGAACAGTGACGCCGCGCCAGAATCCGCAGGCCGGCGGCCCCGACCTGATGGGCTTCACCGTCGCCGGCCCGAACACCTACCTGGCCAGCGGCCACCCCGCCCCGCAGGACACCAGCACACCGAACCCCCTCGGCCTGGTCCGCAGCACCGACCGCGGTGCGACGTGGGATCCGATCAGCCTGCACGGCGAGGTCGACTTCCACGCCCTCGACGTCGACGGCACAGTTGTCGCCGGCCTCGACGCCACCCGCGGACTGCTCCTGACCAGCACCGACAGCGGCCAGAACTGGCAACGAGGGGCCTCGCTGTCCGCTCTCGACATCGCCTTGGCGCCCGGGGAGAACACCCGGATCCTGGCCACCACCGAGGCCGGAGTGATGGCCAGCCATGACGGCGGCACCACCTTCACCAGCGTCGCCGGGACCCCCCTCCTGGCCTACCTGGCATGGGCCGACGACGGCAGCGTGTACGGAATCGCACCGGAAGGAACGCTGTACGCCAGCACCGACCGGGGCGCGACCTGGCAGCGTCGAGGCGCCACCGCGACCCCACCGCAAGCGATCAGTGCCGACAACGGAGGCCGGCTGACGGTAGTGACTGAAGTCGGGGTCGAGCGTTCTACCGACGGCGGCGTCACTCTGCAGCGTCTCGCCTAA
- a CDS encoding MFS transporter encodes MLILDVTVVAVALPQMGLDLALSREAVTWVVAAYTLTFGGLMLLGGRGADLFGARPVVYAGLFVFSAGSLMAGLADNGGVLLTGRVAQGLGAAMLSPAALSVVVRLFSGDERNRALGIWSALGGGGAAVGVLLGGLITAGPGWPWVFFLNIPVGFIVLFGLLRILPPLPPPSGHRPALDVLGALLVTAATGSAIYALTVAGEQGWTSAATLTTAVAAVVLYLMFGWRQRTTESPLMDLGLLARRSVSAGVFVILIATALMVAVFFLGTFYFQQSAGHGPLTTGLLFLPIAVATMTGANLGGRLIARLGARALGAAGMVVAAVGLLVPALWPTTLATTIGVSFGAFGIGTLFVVASATALGQIEAHEAGIASGLLSTFHEFGASVGVATVSSIAALSLAAGAGTIGYQQAFGFAAAAALVAAGVSALAIPRQPSTP; translated from the coding sequence ATGCTCATCCTCGACGTCACGGTCGTCGCGGTCGCGCTACCGCAGATGGGCCTTGACCTCGCGCTGTCGCGTGAAGCGGTGACGTGGGTCGTCGCCGCCTACACGCTCACGTTCGGCGGGCTAATGCTTCTCGGCGGTCGCGGCGCGGACCTGTTCGGCGCTCGTCCCGTCGTCTACGCCGGACTGTTCGTGTTCAGCGCGGGCTCGCTCATGGCCGGCCTGGCCGACAACGGCGGGGTACTGCTGACCGGACGCGTCGCCCAGGGGCTGGGGGCGGCGATGCTGTCCCCAGCGGCGCTGTCGGTGGTGGTGCGGCTGTTCAGCGGCGACGAGCGGAACCGGGCGCTGGGGATCTGGTCCGCGCTCGGGGGCGGAGGCGCCGCTGTGGGAGTCCTGCTCGGCGGGCTGATCACCGCCGGGCCGGGATGGCCGTGGGTGTTCTTCCTCAACATTCCGGTCGGTTTCATCGTGCTCTTCGGGCTGCTGCGCATCCTGCCGCCGCTGCCGCCGCCGTCCGGGCACCGCCCCGCGCTCGACGTCCTGGGAGCCCTCCTGGTCACCGCAGCCACTGGCTCGGCGATCTACGCCCTCACTGTCGCGGGCGAACAGGGGTGGACCAGCGCAGCGACACTGACCACAGCGGTTGCCGCGGTCGTGCTCTACCTAATGTTCGGGTGGCGCCAGCGGACTACGGAGTCGCCGCTGATGGACCTGGGACTGCTGGCCCGCCGGTCTGTCAGCGCAGGGGTGTTCGTCATCCTCATCGCCACAGCGCTGATGGTCGCGGTGTTCTTCCTCGGCACCTTCTACTTCCAGCAGTCCGCCGGGCACGGACCTCTGACGACCGGCCTGCTGTTTCTGCCGATCGCGGTCGCGACCATGACCGGCGCGAACCTCGGCGGACGCCTGATCGCACGACTCGGCGCCCGCGCCCTCGGCGCCGCCGGCATGGTCGTCGCCGCCGTTGGCCTGCTCGTGCCCGCCCTCTGGCCCACCACCCTCGCGACCACTATTGGGGTTTCATTCGGCGCCTTTGGCATCGGCACGCTGTTCGTGGTCGCCTCCGCGACTGCGCTGGGCCAGATCGAGGCACACGAGGCGGGCATCGCATCCGGCCTCCTCAGCACGTTCCATGAGTTCGGCGCCTCGGTCGGCGTCGCGACGGTGTCGAGCATCGCCGCTCTCAGCCTTGCCGCGGGCGCCGGGACCATCGGCTACCAGCAGGCATTCGGCTTCGCGGCGGCAGCAGCGCTGGTTGCGGCAGGCGTGTCCGCCCTCGCGATCCCCCGGCAGCCCAGTACTCCCTGA
- a CDS encoding Scr1 family TA system antitoxin-like transcriptional regulator, with amino-acid sequence MPASRDDATRPSWASALRTLRLGVRLTQPEAARAANPFLSPSDKPITQQDVSRIEQGGQFPDDAVVTALCRAYGAPAQAAEIEAAVREARERRSDRRLVVQRGNTLHAQQRWRRIEGEAQSVDAVQTGMVLGLLQTPAYAALAMQVDQDHPAVADRRKRFEAMLTDPNRRYRLVQTEGSLRVQLGSPELMAEQLDALRAVCEVPHVDLRILPMQRPVAEPLTGGGFHIYDDVVVLGLEVASADINDPADVDYFRRLFEQYHQASVGGRAAADLIGELAEGYRALLLPH; translated from the coding sequence ATGCCCGCCTCCCGCGACGACGCCACCCGGCCGAGCTGGGCCAGCGCACTGCGCACCCTTCGGCTCGGTGTGCGCCTGACGCAGCCGGAGGCAGCACGCGCAGCGAACCCCTTCCTGTCGCCGTCGGACAAGCCCATCACGCAGCAGGACGTCTCCCGGATCGAGCAGGGCGGACAGTTCCCGGACGACGCGGTGGTGACGGCCCTGTGCCGCGCCTACGGTGCCCCGGCTCAGGCCGCGGAGATCGAGGCCGCGGTGCGGGAAGCGCGGGAGCGCCGCAGCGATCGCCGTCTGGTCGTGCAGCGTGGGAACACGCTGCACGCCCAGCAGCGGTGGCGTCGCATCGAGGGCGAAGCGCAGAGCGTCGACGCGGTCCAGACCGGGATGGTCCTGGGACTCCTCCAGACCCCCGCCTACGCGGCGCTCGCGATGCAGGTGGACCAGGACCACCCGGCCGTCGCGGACCGGCGCAAGAGGTTCGAGGCGATGCTGACCGATCCCAACCGTCGGTACCGGCTCGTGCAGACCGAGGGCTCGCTGCGGGTGCAGCTCGGCTCACCGGAGCTGATGGCCGAGCAGCTCGACGCGCTCCGAGCCGTTTGCGAGGTGCCGCACGTCGACCTGCGGATCCTGCCGATGCAGCGGCCGGTCGCTGAACCGCTCACCGGCGGCGGGTTCCACATCTACGACGACGTCGTCGTGCTGGGGCTGGAGGTCGCATCGGCCGACATCAACGATCCCGCCGACGTCGACTACTTCCGGCGGCTGTTCGAGCAGTATCACCAGGCGTCGGTCGGGGGCCGCGCGGCCGCCGACCTCATCGGGGAGCTCGCGGAGGGTTATCGAGCCCTCCTGCTCCCCCACTGA
- a CDS encoding TetR/AcrR family transcriptional regulator encodes MTCLSARPSATMAEIAKQAGIGRVTLYGHFASRTELVDAVVARVVERGDEALAQVDLDGDPRAALERLIRNSWRLVDEARTVVAVAEAELPPERIRSLHDSPAARVQALIERGRDDGSFRDDTPVTWQIAVLHQVLHGAGAEVAAGRVAPADAPDLITATVFDLLDRR; translated from the coding sequence GTGACCTGCCTGTCGGCGCGCCCGAGCGCGACGATGGCCGAGATCGCGAAGCAGGCCGGGATCGGTCGGGTCACCCTCTACGGGCACTTCGCGTCCCGCACGGAACTCGTCGACGCGGTCGTGGCCAGGGTCGTCGAGCGGGGCGACGAGGCGCTGGCGCAGGTCGACCTCGACGGCGACCCGCGGGCCGCGCTCGAGCGACTGATCAGGAACAGTTGGCGGCTCGTCGACGAGGCGCGGACTGTCGTCGCCGTCGCCGAGGCCGAGCTGCCTCCCGAGCGGATAAGGAGTCTCCACGACAGCCCTGCCGCACGAGTGCAGGCCCTGATCGAACGCGGCCGCGACGATGGATCCTTCCGCGACGACACGCCCGTGACGTGGCAGATCGCCGTACTGCATCAGGTTCTGCACGGCGCAGGTGCCGAGGTCGCTGCTGGCCGTGTGGCCCCCGCGGACGCTCCCGACCTCATCACGGCGACTGTGTTCGATCTGCTCGACCGTCGTTGA